In Vicinamibacterales bacterium, a single window of DNA contains:
- a CDS encoding ABC transporter permease: MNHASSLGRMLRRLLRTPLFTVVALLTLGVGIGANAALFSVVYGVLLKPLPFNEPDRLVGVWHTAPGMSADLMQQGPAFYLTYRDENRTFEQIGLWADRAASVTGAGDPERVQTLMVTDGTLQAVRVKPAMGRIFDRADDTPGSPERIILTFAYWQRKFGGDRSIVGRPLTIDGRPREVIGVLPPSFKFLRSNPAILIPLQFNRAEVFIGNFAYQGVARLKPGVTLEQANADIARMIPLVVERFPLPNGFTRKMLDEVRLGPNVRPLSIDVVGDVGRVLWVLFGMVGIVLLIACANVANLFLVRAEGRQQELAIRSALGADRWRIARELLSESVTLGLAGGVIGAGLAWAAVRLLVKVAPDGLPRLEEIAIDPVVLAFTLAISLVAGLLFGLIPVVKFSAPRIAALKDGGRSASDSRERHRLRSTLVVAEVALAMVLLISSGLMVRTFVALRSVDPGYSRADEVLTLRITIPKAMVSSPELTVRMHEQVARNISQVAGIISVGLSSSVTMDGNTDNDPIFFEDFPLRPGQMPKMHRYKWIGPAYAETMGNKVVAGRTLTWADIYNRTPAALISENLARQQWKTAGAAIGRRIRSTPADPWREIVGVVGDERDDGVSQPAPTTVYWPMLVDSMFGQKDYVQRSQAYAIRSKRLNSLGFMKELQQAVWAVNPGLPLANVRTLNELRAESMAQTSFMLAMLAIAASVALLLGIVGIYGVIAYIAAQRTREVGIRMALGAQRSDVSRLFLRHGLALTGVGLLVGIGVALALTRLMATMLFGIGPTDPLTYVAVSGGLGAVALMATYLPARRASRVDPVVALRSNA; this comes from the coding sequence ATGAACCACGCGTCATCGCTCGGCCGGATGCTTCGCCGACTCCTCCGAACGCCGCTCTTCACGGTCGTCGCCCTCCTGACGCTCGGCGTCGGCATCGGCGCCAACGCTGCCCTGTTCAGCGTGGTCTACGGCGTGCTCCTCAAACCCCTGCCATTCAATGAGCCCGACCGACTGGTCGGCGTCTGGCACACGGCGCCGGGCATGAGCGCCGACCTGATGCAGCAGGGCCCGGCGTTCTACCTCACGTATCGGGACGAGAATCGGACCTTCGAGCAGATCGGTTTGTGGGCCGATCGCGCCGCGTCGGTCACCGGTGCGGGCGACCCGGAGCGCGTGCAGACGCTGATGGTGACGGACGGCACGCTGCAGGCGGTGCGGGTGAAGCCGGCGATGGGCCGTATCTTCGATCGCGCAGACGACACGCCTGGCAGCCCCGAACGCATCATCCTCACCTTTGCATACTGGCAGCGGAAGTTCGGCGGCGACAGGAGCATCGTCGGCCGGCCGCTGACGATCGACGGCCGTCCGCGCGAGGTGATTGGCGTCCTGCCGCCGTCCTTCAAGTTCCTTCGTTCGAATCCCGCCATCCTCATCCCGCTGCAATTCAACCGCGCCGAGGTCTTCATCGGCAACTTCGCGTACCAGGGCGTGGCCCGGCTGAAGCCCGGCGTGACCCTTGAACAGGCGAACGCCGACATTGCCCGGATGATCCCGCTCGTGGTCGAGCGTTTTCCGCTGCCGAACGGCTTCACACGCAAGATGCTCGACGAGGTGAGGCTGGGCCCGAACGTTCGACCATTGTCGATCGACGTCGTCGGCGACGTGGGACGGGTGTTGTGGGTGCTGTTCGGGATGGTGGGCATCGTCCTGCTGATCGCATGCGCCAACGTGGCGAACCTGTTCCTGGTGCGCGCGGAGGGGCGGCAACAGGAACTGGCTATCCGGTCGGCGCTCGGTGCGGACAGGTGGCGAATCGCGCGCGAGTTGCTCAGCGAGAGCGTCACGCTTGGTCTTGCCGGCGGCGTGATCGGTGCCGGGCTGGCCTGGGCCGCGGTGAGGTTGCTCGTGAAGGTGGCGCCGGATGGCCTGCCGCGCCTCGAAGAGATCGCGATCGACCCGGTCGTGCTGGCATTCACGCTCGCGATCTCGCTGGTTGCCGGCCTGCTCTTCGGCCTCATCCCGGTGGTGAAATTCTCCGCGCCGCGGATCGCGGCGCTCAAGGACGGCGGCCGGTCCGCCAGCGACAGTCGCGAGCGCCACCGCCTCCGGAGCACGCTCGTGGTCGCCGAGGTCGCGCTGGCGATGGTCCTGCTGATCAGTTCGGGCCTGATGGTTCGGACGTTCGTCGCGCTGCGCAGCGTCGACCCCGGCTACTCCAGGGCCGACGAGGTTCTGACGCTGCGGATCACGATCCCGAAGGCGATGGTGTCGTCGCCAGAATTGACCGTGCGCATGCACGAGCAAGTGGCTCGCAACATCAGCCAGGTGGCGGGCATCATCTCGGTCGGCCTCTCCTCATCGGTGACGATGGACGGCAACACCGACAACGATCCGATCTTCTTCGAGGACTTCCCCCTGCGTCCCGGCCAGATGCCGAAGATGCACCGCTACAAGTGGATCGGCCCGGCCTACGCCGAGACGATGGGGAACAAGGTGGTCGCCGGACGGACGCTGACGTGGGCCGACATCTACAACCGGACGCCCGCGGCGCTCATCTCCGAGAATCTGGCGCGGCAGCAGTGGAAGACGGCTGGCGCGGCGATCGGACGCCGAATCAGGTCAACCCCGGCCGATCCCTGGCGGGAAATCGTGGGGGTCGTCGGCGACGAACGCGACGACGGGGTCTCGCAGCCGGCGCCAACCACCGTGTACTGGCCGATGCTGGTGGACAGCATGTTCGGCCAGAAGGACTACGTGCAGCGTTCCCAGGCGTATGCGATCCGGTCGAAGCGGCTGAATTCGCTCGGCTTCATGAAGGAACTCCAGCAGGCGGTATGGGCGGTGAACCCGGGGTTGCCGCTGGCGAACGTGCGGACGCTGAATGAACTTCGAGCGGAGTCGATGGCGCAGACCTCGTTCATGCTGGCGATGCTCGCCATCGCGGCGTCGGTGGCCTTGCTGCTCGGCATCGTGGGCATCTACGGCGTGATCGCGTACATCGCGGCGCAGCGAACGCGCGAGGTCGGCATCCGCATGGCGCTTGGCGCGCAGCGGAGCGACGTCAGCCGGTTGTTCCTTCGACACGGTCTCGCGCTCACCGGCGTTGGCCTCCTGGTTGGGATTGGCGTCGCCCTTGCGCTGACCCGCCTGATGGCCACGATGCTGTTCGGGATCGGCCCGACCGATCCGCTGACGTATGTCGCGGTATCAGGCGGACTGGGCGCCGTGGCGCTGATGGCAACGTATCTGCCGGCTCGGCGCGCCTCGCGCGTGGACCCGGTCGTCGCGCTGCGGTCGAACGCATAG
- a CDS encoding DUF4097 family beta strand repeat-containing protein: protein MNATVTFKRWSLAAAGLMVVLPTMALAQDKGDDPCRRHHSDRPSHCEVRDTTVPNPGTDLSVDATPNGGITVRGWNRQDMQVRAIVVTQADSEGDAVALGRQVQVFTDGGRVRTDGPSHERGRSWSVSFEVMVPSHSNLDLRSTNGGLSLSDVAGNLELRTTNGGIRLARVGGRVRGNTTNGGIKAELDGTTWNGEGMDIETHNGGVDLRLPDNYSAHLEADTSNGGVSIDFPITMQGELTRKISTDIGSGGPTIRVRTTNGGVRIGRR, encoded by the coding sequence ATGAACGCAACAGTCACATTCAAACGGTGGTCGTTGGCGGCAGCCGGCTTGATGGTCGTTCTGCCGACGATGGCGCTGGCACAGGACAAGGGCGACGACCCCTGCCGTCGGCACCACTCGGACCGTCCGTCGCACTGCGAAGTCCGCGACACGACCGTGCCGAACCCCGGCACCGATTTGTCGGTCGACGCCACGCCAAACGGCGGAATCACCGTTCGTGGATGGAATCGCCAGGACATGCAGGTGCGGGCGATCGTCGTCACGCAGGCGGACTCGGAGGGCGACGCCGTGGCCTTGGGCCGTCAGGTCCAGGTGTTCACCGACGGCGGCCGGGTGCGAACTGATGGGCCGAGCCACGAGCGCGGGCGCAGCTGGAGCGTCAGCTTCGAGGTGATGGTGCCGTCGCATTCGAATCTCGATCTGCGCTCGACCAATGGCGGACTGTCGTTGAGCGACGTGGCCGGCAATCTCGAGCTTCGGACGACGAACGGCGGTATCCGGCTGGCGCGCGTCGGCGGACGGGTGCGCGGAAACACGACCAACGGCGGCATCAAGGCCGAACTCGACGGCACGACCTGGAACGGCGAGGGAATGGACATCGAAACGCACAACGGCGGCGTGGACCTGCGGCTGCCCGACAACTACTCGGCGCACCTCGAAGCGGACACATCGAACGGTGGCGTGTCGATCGACTTCCCGATCACGATGCAGGGCGAACTCACGCGCAAGATCTCGACCGATATCGGGAGCGGCGGCCCGACCATTCGGGTGAGGACCACCAACGGCGGCGTGAGAATCGGCCGGCGGTAG